The window GCAACTTCGAAGGGTGTGTATACCCGCTCATGGGCATGCACACGTGCGCCAATATCGTTTGTTCCGTCCCGGGGGATGCGTCTGCTTGCCTCTTGAGGGCCGGGGAGATCGTCGAGGGCATCGATCTCGCTCGGGCTCGTAGGCAGTCCGCTCGCAACGATGCCCAGCTAGCGATGGGTCCGGCACGCCTCTGCGTGGCGCTGGGTCTGACGCTCGCCGACGGGGGTGCTGACCTTGCAACGTCCCGCGTTCGGCTCGACCTGAGCACTCTTGGCGGGGTGCAGCCTCAGGCGGTGCGGTCGAGCGTGCGAACCGGCGTATCCGGGCCGGGCGGTGGCGGTGACTTTCCGTGGCGCTTCTGGATCGACGGCGACCCGACGGTGTCGCCGTACCGGGCGCACATGCCCCGAAAGCGGCAATAGATACATCCCGAGGATGACCCGGGGTTGCATCCGTGGGCTGATGTGCGAATGGATGCTCACGGCGAGGCTAGAGGCATGAACCATTTCCCGCAGGGCCGCGTCGTGCTTGCCGCCCAGAACCTCGTTGTCTCCTATGCCGATCACACGGCCCTCGCGGGGGTGAGCCTGTCCATCAGCGCGGGGGAGTCCGTGGCCATCATGGGGCCGTCTGGTTCGGGAAAGACGACGCTGCTTCACGCTCTCGCGGGCATCCTGCCTCCGAGCGGAGGTGACATCACGGTGTCGACAGGGCCAGCCCCGCTGCGCCTTGCTGGCCTCGGTGAATCTGAGCGCTCCCGCCTGCGTCGCGAGGAGTTCGGCTTCGTTTTTCAGCAGGGCTTTTTGATCCCAGAACTGACCGTTGTCGAGAACGTCGCGCTCCCATTGCTTCTCGCTGGCCACGCCCGCAGGAGTGCAGAGGCCGATGCCTCCGTGTGGCTCGCAAAGCTTGGCCTAGCCGGTCTTGAGAAGCGCCGCATCGGCGAGCTCTCGGGTGGGCAGGCACAGCGCGTGGCAATCGCACGTGCCCAGGTGACGGGCGCAGGGGTGATCTTCGCGGATGAACCGACGGGTGCCCTCGACTCTGTGACCTCGACCGAGGTCATGTCGGCGCTCCTTGAGGTCACCGCGGATGGCAGCCGCGCGCTCGTCGTCGTGACGCACGACGAGCAGGTGGCCGCCCGATGCTCGCGCACCGTCCGGCTCCGTGACGGTCGTCTCGACGTCGTCGGTGCCACCTCCGAGGTGTCGGCATGACCGCGGTCGTAGCCCGCCCAGCACGGGGTCACCCCTCGATATCCCGTCTGGCGTGGATGTTTGCGCGGCCGAGCGCGGATAGTGCGGCAACGCTCGCGCTGCCCGCGGTGACCTTTGCGATCACGACCGCGCTGCTCCTTATTGTCACCGGCGGCACGATTATGTTCTGGCAGTGGCCGGAGTCCGATTACTCGGAGTTGTATCGCGTCCTGAGCGTCTTGGCCCTTGCGCTTTTGGTCATTCCGCTCGCTGGGTTGAGCGGTGCCGCAGCGCGACTCTCTGCTCGTCGGCGCGACGACCGCCTCGCCACTCTGCGACTCCTCGGTGCCACGCCGTCGCAGGTCGCCCGCATTACGGTGCTGGAATCGGTTGTCGTTGCCGCTGCGGGGGCGTTCGCCGGAATCGTGCTCTATCTCGTGGTGACTCCGCTGGTGGGGCTGATCACGTTCAAGGGGGAGCCCATCGGTGCCGGTGCGCTCCTCGTGTCGCCGGTGGTCGTACTTGCCGTGGTTGCGGGGGTTATCGCGCTCGCCGCAGTGAGTTCGATCGTGGGCCTGCGTCGCGTCGTGATCTCGCCACTCGGTGTTCGAATCAAGCAGAGCGCCCCACGGCTGAGCTGGGTTCGAGGGGTCATCGGTGTTGTCGTCATTGCGATTTCGACGGGCATCCTTTCCAGCCTGGGCGTGCTTCCCAGCATCGCGGCGGTTGCTGTCGCGCTGGGGATCGCGTTCGCGGTCGGTGTCGCCGTTCTCAATTTGATCGGGCCGTGGGTGATCGGGCTCGTCGCCTCTATCCAGGTCAAGCGGGCAAAGGTTGCTCACACGCTGATCTCGTCCCGCACCATCATGGAGTCCCCACAGGCTGCGTGGCGGCAGGTCAGCGGGGTCGCGATGGCAAGTTTCGTTGCGGTCGTCGGCGGCACAGGCGTGTCGTACCTCAATGCACTGGGTGCTGAGGGTGTCGAGGACGGCTACATGCTCGCCGATGTTCGCACGGGCATCCTGATCACGCTCGTGGGGTCGTTCCTTATGGTGGCCTGTTCTGTGGGCGTCAACCAGGCATCCGCGATCCTCGATCGGCGGGATCTCTACGTCAACCTTGATCGGGTCGGAATGCCGCGACCCGTGATGGAGAAGGCAAGGGCGCGGGCGATCATGGCGCCGCTTCGGTGGGTCTCGCTGGGCTCGGGAGTAGTCGGGGCGATCATGATCTTCCCACTCGCGGGAATCACTCTCATCCTTGCGCCGACATCGCTGCTGGTGATCGCAGGGGCGTTCGTGCTGGGCTTCGTTCTCGTTGCGTTGGCAACGCGGGTGACTCGGCCGATCCTGTCCCGGGTTCTGGCGAGGCCCGAGCGAGCATAGTTCGGGGCGGTGGTCTCTCGGCGAAAGCCTAGAGGCCACCGCGAACGAGCAGCGATATGGATGCTGCGATGCAGGCCCACAGAACGCTCGCGAATGTTCCGATGATGAACCGCTCCTGAGCTTCTGCATCGCTCAGCTCTGTAAAGCGGCCGACGCCCTTGATGGCGACAACCACGGCCAGGCCTTCGGGAAACCCTGCAATGAGCGTTCCGGCAATCGCTGCGCGCTCAAGGAGTCCGATGGTGAGGCCCCCGCGCAGTACTTCGCGGCGACCACCGTCGAGAAGAATCCCGCCGTGCACGCCGAAGGTGCTGCTGCCCCGAGTTGCGAGTTGCAGCACGACGCTGGCCGCAGGACCCCCTCCGATCACGGCCAGGGCGAGGCAGAGAGTTCCGGTGATGATCGAGAGCACGACCGAAGCTCCCGGGGTCGGCATGATGGCCACGATCACGGCCGCGACGAGCGTGATGGCCGAAGCAAGGGTGAGATATTTCGAGGGCCTGAACCAGCTAATGAGGGCCGTTGCGAGCGAGGCCACCACGAACATCAGCAGCAAAACCCAGTAGATCAGAGCGGAGAAGATCAGCACGGTGCCTCCGGATGCCCGCTAGGGCGTTGTCGCGGTCGTTGCGAGGTTCTCGAGGAGCCTAACAAGCGCTTTCCTCGCATCCCGTTCAATTTTGAGCGCGGCGACTTTGGCTCGGTCGCTGACGGCGGCGGCAGTAATGCCGAGGACCTGAGCCGCGTCGGCCTGAGTGGGTGCGCTAGTCAGGACGTCGTGGAGTTCCCAGCCCTGCCCGCTCCGTCGCCGTAGCAGTTCGAGCAGGGGATCGAGCAGGGATTGTGCGTCTTCGGCGGTCG is drawn from Salinibacterium hongtaonis and contains these coding sequences:
- a CDS encoding DNA-3-methyladenine glycosylase — protein: MFLREADELPFARLRSLSYANLDLSNFEGCVYPLMGMHTCANIVCSVPGDASACLLRAGEIVEGIDLARARRQSARNDAQLAMGPARLCVALGLTLADGGADLATSRVRLDLSTLGGVQPQAVRSSVRTGVSGPGGGGDFPWRFWIDGDPTVSPYRAHMPRKRQ
- a CDS encoding ABC transporter ATP-binding protein, producing the protein MNHFPQGRVVLAAQNLVVSYADHTALAGVSLSISAGESVAIMGPSGSGKTTLLHALAGILPPSGGDITVSTGPAPLRLAGLGESERSRLRREEFGFVFQQGFLIPELTVVENVALPLLLAGHARRSAEADASVWLAKLGLAGLEKRRIGELSGGQAQRVAIARAQVTGAGVIFADEPTGALDSVTSTEVMSALLEVTADGSRALVVVTHDEQVAARCSRTVRLRDGRLDVVGATSEVSA
- a CDS encoding FtsX-like permease family protein: MTAVVARPARGHPSISRLAWMFARPSADSAATLALPAVTFAITTALLLIVTGGTIMFWQWPESDYSELYRVLSVLALALLVIPLAGLSGAAARLSARRRDDRLATLRLLGATPSQVARITVLESVVVAAAGAFAGIVLYLVVTPLVGLITFKGEPIGAGALLVSPVVVLAVVAGVIALAAVSSIVGLRRVVISPLGVRIKQSAPRLSWVRGVIGVVVIAISTGILSSLGVLPSIAAVAVALGIAFAVGVAVLNLIGPWVIGLVASIQVKRAKVAHTLISSRTIMESPQAAWRQVSGVAMASFVAVVGGTGVSYLNALGAEGVEDGYMLADVRTGILITLVGSFLMVACSVGVNQASAILDRRDLYVNLDRVGMPRPVMEKARARAIMAPLRWVSLGSGVVGAIMIFPLAGITLILAPTSLLVIAGAFVLGFVLVALATRVTRPILSRVLARPERA